Part of the Pseudodesulfovibrio hydrargyri genome is shown below.
GCCGTGGCCGCCAATCTGGCGGTCGCGCCCCCCGCCCCCTCTTCCATCCAGGGGCCGGCCCCGGTTCCGGCGCATGCCCCTGCGCCGGACCGGGCCACGGTCCACCGGTCGGGCAACACCATCACCATCCAGCACCTCTCCATGACCCTGCCCGGCGTGCGCGACGCGGACGGCTTCATGGCGGCGCTCCAGCAACTTGTAACCCAACACGACGGCTCCGGTCCGGAGTCGGGAGGATTCGCCTGATGGACGGCATGCTGACCTTTTCCCATGGCGAGGTGCGCCTCGGTTCCAAGCTCGTGCCGGGCATCCTCAAGAGCCTGAGCGTGCGCGGATCCGTGGTCTTCGCCGAGGCGGAGCGCGACGGGCTCTCCGGCAAGACCAAGACGCCCAAGGGGTGGGACGACAGCGCGATCTCGCTGACCGTGGAACTGCTCACGGACGAGACCTCCTGCTACGACAAGCTCGCCGCCCTGGATGCGCTGTTCCGGGGCCACGACAATGGCGCCAACCCCCGCGTCCTGGACGTGGCCAACGCCCACGTCACGGCGCGGGGCATCGAGCGTGTGGTCTTTGCCGGGCTGGATTCGTCCGAGACCGACCAGGACGACGTCATACAGGCTTCGCTGAAGTTCACCGAGCACCGCCCGCCCATCATCAAGGCGGAAAAGCGTGTCGGCAGGACCGGCGGAATCGGCGCGCCCGGCCCCGCTCTCGCCCGGGCCATAGGGGAGCGTTCGCGATGATTTCCGGCATTCGGCTGAACATCGAAGTCGGCGGCAACGTCATCGAGCGCTGCCCCCGCCTGGAGATCCTGTCCGTCCGGCACCGCCCGCTCGACATGGCCCGCGTCCACGTCCCCGATCCCGAGGGCGCGGCCGGTGACCTGTTCGCCCACGGCGATCCGGTGCGCATCGAATACGGCTATCGCGGCGGTGCGTCCGCCGAATGGCAGGGAACGTTGCGCGCCCTGGAGCGCGTCTCCCGCGACCAGGTCTGTTTGACAGCGGACAGCCTTGCGCTGCCTCTGGCCGACGCCTTTGTCACGGAGTGCTACACGGACGATTCGAGCCTTTTCGTGGCCCGCCATATCCTCGGCCACACGGGCCTGCCCCTCGGCCGGGTGGACATCCCCGACGAGGTCATTTCGCGCCTGCCCGTGTCCACGCTGCCGGTCTGGCAGGCCGTGCGGCAACTGCTGCACTCCCTGGGCCGCGCCTACGGCCACGACATGCGCCGGACCGCGCTCTGGCTCGGAGCCGACGGCCTCAACCTGGGCGATTTCGACGAATCCGGCGACCTTCCGGTCATCGCCACCGGCGAGAATCTGATCCGCCATCTGCCCGCCCACGCGAAAGACGGCCTCCACCTGGTGGAGACCGCCTTGCTGCCGGGGCTGTCGCATTCCCGCCGTTTTCGGCTCGTAGACACGCGCCTCGGCGTCGATCGGGACTTCAGGGCGCTGGACGTGCGCCATGCGGTCACGCCCGAGGGAATCAAAACTAACATCCGGTACGGGAGGGAACATGGCTAATCCGTCCGAACTGAAAACGCTCCTCAAGCGCGTCGTCGAAATCGCCATGCCCAACCTCCGCGCCTACTACCGCGTGGTGCGCAAGGCCAAGATCGTCGCCACCTATCCGGCCGAGGACGGCCGCTACTGGGCCGACGTGCAGCCGCTGCGCAACGACGAATCCGTGGATGAAAAGGAACCGGTCGTTCCCCGCGTGGAAATCCCCGTGATGTGGGCCGGACCGAATCGCGGCGTGGTCTGCCCGCCGCTGGCCGGTTCACTCTGCGACCTGGAGTACTACGACGGCGACCCGAACTTCCCGCGCATCTCGAATTTTCGCTGGGCCGGCAACGGCGCGCCGGCCTGCGAGGTCGGCGCTTACGTCATCCATCACAGCGACGGCACGTACATCAAGATCGACGCGGACAGGAACATCCTGGAGATCACCCCGGCCAACGCCCGGACCCAGATCGGCGGCGACAAGGCCGTGGCGGTGGGCGGCGACAAGACCGAGACCATCGGAGGCGTCTGGACGCTGAAATGCCCGCTGATCATCCAGGAAGGCAACGTCCAGTCCTCCGGCCCCGGCGGGGCGATAGGCAACGTGAGTTGCAAGGCGCACACCGCGCAGGAGGGGAGCTTCACCCTGGACGGCCCGCTTGTCGTCAATGGCGGCGTGAAGATCAACGGCAACCTCGACACCTCCGGCAACAGCAATGCCGGAAGCCGGAGCGGAGGGGCGATATGATGAGACCTGTCTCTATCCTTTGTGTAAATCGTGTAAATGGTCAATCCCGGCGGCGGTGATGCGCACTGTGTCTCCCCACACCTCGGATTGTTCCTCCACCCATTTTTTCTCCTTGCAGTACCGCACCGCCTTGGAGAACCCGGAGCCATATTCATATGCGGTATCCGGGAGCAGTGGCGTTATCATATCTATCGTGGAGTCATCCTCGAAGGTCTCCTTCTCCACTCTTGTTGCCTTCAAGTCCGGATCGAGATCCTTGGCGATGTCCTCCTTGCCGATCCACCCGTCATTGTCCTCGGCATCGGTGTTGTTGATCATCTCCAAAATCGCATCCGCGTACTCGACAGTGGTCATATCGGAACTCCTTAACAACCAGGTTTAAACATGACTGACATCTTCGGACAGGACATAGCTCTCGGCCACGACATGCAGGCCCGGGTGGCCGCCAACGGCGAGCTGGTGCTCACGGACGGCCCGGATACGGGCGTGCAGGACATCATCCTTCGCCTGGATACGTACCTTGCTTCCTTGTTCTATGACAAGGGGTTCGGCTCGCTCCTGCGCGATTGGGTCTACGCCGGGAACACCGAGGAGGCGCGGATCGGCTTCGCGGCCGAGGTCAAGCGCCGTTTGAACGAGGACCCGCGCGTCCAGCCCGGTACCGTGGCCTGTACGGTCACGCGATGGGATGCGGCGTCCATGCGGGCCGAGGCCTCGTTCCGTTTCATCGACACCGACCACGAGCAAAACCTCGTCATCGCGGTCGACAAATCAAAAAAGGAAATGGTGATCAAGGATGCCGACCCCGCAGTTATCTAAGACCCTCGACGACGTGCGCTCCATGGTCTTCGGCCACATGGAGGACGTGCAGGAGGAATACACGGCCAAGGGCTGGATGCCCGCCCGCCTGAACCTGAACAAGGGCGTGGTGCGCGGCCTCCTGGAGATATTCTGCTGGGGGCTCTACCAGCTCTACCAGCTCCTGGCCGCCGTGTTCGAGCAGGCCGCGCCGCTCACCGCCACCGACGAGGCGTGGATGGAGTGGCACGCCGAACAGGTGGAGGCGCCGCGCAAGCAGGCCACCAAGGCCAGGGGCCTGGTCCGCTTCGCCCGCGTGTCCACCTCCGGCAACGTGCCGATTCCGGCGGGCAGGATCGTCCGCACCGAGCCGGACGGGGCCGGGCGGGTCTACCGCTACGTCACCGCCGAGGACGCGGTCATCCGCAACGGCATGAACGAGGTCGCGGTGGAGGTGGAGGCCGAGGAATACGGCGCGGCCGCGAACGCCTCGGCAGGACAGATCACCGAAATGGTCACGGCCGTCTCCGGCGTGGACGCCGTGGCCAACGACGCCGACTGGCTGATCTCGGAAGGCGCGGACATCGAGCCGCTGGAGAAACTCCGGGACCGGTACATCCTGCGCTGGATGGGCAACAACGGCATGACCAAGTACGCCTATGCCTCGTGGGCGCTGTCCGTGACCGGCACCGTGGCCGTCAAGGTCCTGGACCAGCATCCGCGCGGCCAGGGCACGGTGGACGTCATCGTCAAGGGCGCGGCGGGCATCCCCACCGACGCGCTGCTGGAAAATGTCCGCCAGGCCGTCACCACCGGCGCGAGGCCCGGGGAGGTGCAGGCCGGGCCGCCGGTCAACGACGACTGGCAGGTGCGCGGTCCGCAGGCCGTGCCGCTGGCGATCGAGGCCCTGTTGACGCTCTATCCCGGCACTCATGCCGACAGCGCCAGGTCCGGGGCCGACCAGCGCCTCCGCGCCCTGTTCACCGATCCGACCACGGTCAAGGGGATCTCCCCGCTCCAGATAGGCGAGGACGTCACCCTGGACCGCCTGACAGCCGCCGTCATGGCCGTGGAGGGCGTGAAAAAGGTCGAGTGGACCTCGCCGGGCGGCGACGTGGCCGTGGCGGCGGACGCGCTCGCCACGCTGGAAAGTCTCACCCTGACCGCAGTCGAAGCGAGCGAGGAGTAAGCCGTGGGCGCATTCAAGGACTACTTTTTCAAGACCCTGCGTTGGCCGCTCAGCCATCGGCCCGGCCCGCTGGCCATGCTGGCGGAGGGGCTGGCCCGCGCCCTGGACGAGGCCCGGGAGGACGTCATCCGGCTGCGCGACCAGTTCAACCCGTGGACCTGCGGGCCGGACATGATCCCGCCCCACGCCGGAAGCCGGGGCATCACCCGGTACGCCGCGGAGACGGACGCGCAGTTCCGCGAGCGCTGCATCCGCGCCTTCGCCTGGCAGAGCCTTGGCGGCGGGCAACTCGGCATGCCGCGAATCCTGGCCCACTTCGGCTATCGCGGCACTTCAATGCTCAACGTCCGGTTCGAGGATCCGGAGCGCTGGGCCGAATTCAAGCCCAGGGTGCCGGTTCCGGCCTCCGGCCTTCACGCGGAGGACTTTCCGCGCATCGCCTGGATAGCCAACGAGACCAAGCCCGCCCGCTCAAAGCTGGCGGGCATCCAGGTGGCCGGTTCCGTCCCGGGTTCCGTGTACGCGGGCGGCATCACCTACACGACGATCCGCGTCCGGCTGACCCCGGAACGCACGACATCCATACGCATCAACGGTGCGGTTCACGGCGGCGGGTACACGCATACCGTCGCCCGCGTCCGCGCCTAAGGAGGAAAACAATGTCTCTGATTCTCACGAAAGCCGGGCTGAACGCCTACGCGCAGTCCGAAGCGACCGGCATCAAGTTGCAGGCCACCCACATGGCCGTGGGCGACGGCGGCGGCGCGCCCGTGTCCCACACGGACACGTCCGAGGCCCTGGTCAACGAAACATGGCGGGGCGAGCTGCAAAGCATCGACGTGGCCGCATCCGGCGAGGTCGAATTCACGGGCCACATCCCCATCACGGTGGGCGGCTGGTACATCCGCGAGGTCGCCCTCTACGCGGACGACACGCTGCTGGCCCTGGGCGGCCACCCCGAGACCTGGAAACCCGCCCCCGAGGCCCCGGACAAGGTCGAGCTGGTCATCACCGCCCCGGTCAAGTTCGCCAACGCCGACAACATCAACCTGACCGTGGACACGACCAAGGT
Proteins encoded:
- a CDS encoding baseplate assembly protein, yielding MANPSELKTLLKRVVEIAMPNLRAYYRVVRKAKIVATYPAEDGRYWADVQPLRNDESVDEKEPVVPRVEIPVMWAGPNRGVVCPPLAGSLCDLEYYDGDPNFPRISNFRWAGNGAPACEVGAYVIHHSDGTYIKIDADRNILEITPANARTQIGGDKAVAVGGDKTETIGGVWTLKCPLIIQEGNVQSSGPGGAIGNVSCKAHTAQEGSFTLDGPLVVNGGVKINGNLDTSGNSNAGSRSGGAI
- a CDS encoding baseplate assembly protein is translated as MTDIFGQDIALGHDMQARVAANGELVLTDGPDTGVQDIILRLDTYLASLFYDKGFGSLLRDWVYAGNTEEARIGFAAEVKRRLNEDPRVQPGTVACTVTRWDAASMRAEASFRFIDTDHEQNLVIAVDKSKKEMVIKDADPAVI
- a CDS encoding baseplate J/gp47 family protein, with protein sequence MPTPQLSKTLDDVRSMVFGHMEDVQEEYTAKGWMPARLNLNKGVVRGLLEIFCWGLYQLYQLLAAVFEQAAPLTATDEAWMEWHAEQVEAPRKQATKARGLVRFARVSTSGNVPIPAGRIVRTEPDGAGRVYRYVTAEDAVIRNGMNEVAVEVEAEEYGAAANASAGQITEMVTAVSGVDAVANDADWLISEGADIEPLEKLRDRYILRWMGNNGMTKYAYASWALSVTGTVAVKVLDQHPRGQGTVDVIVKGAAGIPTDALLENVRQAVTTGARPGEVQAGPPVNDDWQVRGPQAVPLAIEALLTLYPGTHADSARSGADQRLRALFTDPTTVKGISPLQIGEDVTLDRLTAAVMAVEGVKKVEWTSPGGDVAVAADALATLESLTLTAVEASEE
- a CDS encoding phage tail protein, with protein sequence MGAFKDYFFKTLRWPLSHRPGPLAMLAEGLARALDEAREDVIRLRDQFNPWTCGPDMIPPHAGSRGITRYAAETDAQFRERCIRAFAWQSLGGGQLGMPRILAHFGYRGTSMLNVRFEDPERWAEFKPRVPVPASGLHAEDFPRIAWIANETKPARSKLAGIQVAGSVPGSVYAGGITYTTIRVRLTPERTTSIRINGAVHGGGYTHTVARVRA